The DNA segment GCGCGTATAGTGTTGCCCGTCTGCAAGAGTGATTACTTCGACACCCGCACTTAGCAGCCGGGTAAACAACCCCAATGCGGTTAGTATCTCTTCGCGACTGAGCCTATCCAGAGACTCAATCAGCAACGCGCTGCCGGGCTCTATCTCGCCACTCTCGGCAAGTTCGATAAACCGACCTAAAGCCCCTCTAAGGCGATTAGCCCCGCGGTACGCTGAGACGCCAAGATCGCGCATTGACGAATCGAACACATAGCCATGGTGGCGACACCACTCCTCGGATGCCGTGAGTTGACGTCGCAGGCTGTCGCCCCGAAGTTGCTCTGGGGTAGACATGCGGATATAGGAGTAGGCGATGCGCATTATGTTGATTGTAGATTACAGACCCTAATAGGTCCAATCATGCTGATGATCGGACCGCCGGGTACCGGCAAGACCATGCTGGCCACTCGTTTGGCGACCATTTTGCCCGACATGACCACCGAAGAGGCGCTAGGCGCCGCTATCGTCGCGTCGGTCAGCGAGCAAGGCTTCAACCCTCAAGATTGGGGACGGCGCCCGATCCGCAGTCCGCATCACACGGCATCCGGTGTCGCGTTGGCCGGCGGCGGCTCTCAGCCGCGCCCGGGGGAAGTCTCTCTGGCGCATCATGGCATCTTGTTTCTGGACGAATTGACCGAGTTCGACCGACGCGACCTCGATGTACTACGTGAGCCCATGGAGACCGGGCATATCACCATTTCGCGAGCTGCGCGGCAGGCACAATTCCCAGCGCGCTTCCAACTGATCGCCGCAATGAATCCCTGTCCCCAGGGACGCGCCTGTGACTTGGGGCCCGGCTGCGAATGCACACCCGAACAACAGCGGCGCTACCGCGCACGACTATCGGCTCCCTTGCTGGATCGCATAGATCTGCAAATCGAGGTGCCGCAACTACCGCGTGAGGCACTAAGACAAGAGGCCCCTCGCGGGGAATCGAGCGCCGAGGTCAGGACACGTGTGCTGGCTGCGCGGGCAAGACAATTGGCGCGACAAGGCACACCGAATGCCTTGCTCAACACGCGCGGCGTCGAACAACATTGCGTGCTGACGACGCAAGAGCGTGAACTGTTGGAACAAGCGATGGTTCGGTTTCGTCTCTCGGCTCGCGCCTACCACCGGATACTTAAGGTCGCGCGGACCATAGCGGATATCGAGGCAGCGCAGGACATCAGCAGCCACCACCTTGCCGAGGCGCTCGGGTATCGAGCCATGGACCGCTGGGCGGGGATGCGCGGCTAAATTTAGCCGACCCCCATCACACTCAAGACTTGGCTTCGGTAGCGCCAGTGCTCGGCATCCCGACCGTCCGCCAACCGGTAGGCGGGCTAAAACCTGACTCGCCCACCATATAGGCAATCGCACGTTTGAGGTCATCATTACCCAATCGCGGATCGCCGCCTCGCGCAGGCATATTCTTGAAACCCTCTTCAGCATGCTTGAGTAACACATCATAACCCTGACCCACGCGCGCGGCCCACAAGCCATGGCTGCCAATCTTGGGCGCACCAAGTACACCGCTGCCATGGCACTGTATACACACGCTGCCGACGATCTGCTTGCCCGACAGAATAGGTCTCGGTTTCGTCACATCTTCAGATCTAACCTCACCCACCGGTCGGATACGCTCAGCGGTCTCCGCTGTGTTCGTGGACGAAGCCTTCGCACTATCCACCGATCCGACCGAATCGATATGCTTTACCAGCCCACTGATGAAAAACACCGCCACCAACAGCAGCAATCCCATGGATACGACCATGAGAATGCGCGAGGTAGCATCCATTCTCGGTTTGTGATCTCCCATATCCCCCCTGACGGCGACGTCATGGCATCGCCTTCGTCGTTGTTGTGATTATCCGCAACCGACCTTGCCCAGGCCGGGTGTCGTTCGATTCTAATGTTTCATCGACGCCGGCACCACACCTCACGGGATCGCCTTAATGTTGCAGTATCTGACTCAGGAACAGACGTGTACGCTCATTGCGCGGGTTGCTGAAAAATTCCGCGGGCACATTTTCCTCGACGATCTGCCCGGCATCCATGAAGATCACCCGATCAGCAACCTGTTTAGCGAAGCCCATTTCGTGGGTCACGCAGACCATGGTCATACCATCTTCGGCCAACCCAGTCATGACCTCCAACACCTCCTTGATCATTTCGGGGTCCAACGCCGAGGTGGGTTCGTCGAACAACATGATCTTCGGATTCATGCACAGGCTTCGCGCGATAGCAACGCGCTGTTGCTGCCCCCCCGATAGCTGCCCCGGAAATTTGTGCGCCTGATTGGCAATCTGTACACGCTCAAGATAGGTCATGGCCTGAGCCTCGGCCTCCTTGCGCGACATCTTGCGCACCCAGATCGGTGCGAGACAGCAATTGTCGAGCACCGACAGATGCGGAAAAAGATTGAAGTGTTGGAAGACCATGCCCACTTCCTTTCGGATGTGCTCGATTTTCTTCACATCCTCGGTCAGCTCGATACCTTCAACCAGGATCTTGCCGCGTTGATGCTCCTCCAAGCGGTTGATACAACGGATCATCGTCGATTTGCCTGAGCCCGATGGTCCGCACACCACAATGCGTTCGCCTTGGCGCACGACCAGATTGATGTCCTTGAGCACATGAAACTCGCCATACCATTTATGCATGCCGATGATTTCAATCATGACATCAGGCGTAGCCGCGTCGGCAAGAGTATGATTGGATGCCTCCGGCATGGTCTTCCCCTCGGTCAAATAAAATGGCAGGGAGCTGGTGTGTCGCCCCTCGGTGAACATTATTTTCAGCGCTTGTGTCCGGTATCGTAACGACGTTCCAAACGCATGCTGTAGCGCGACATGCCAAAACAAAACAGCCAGTACAGCGCGCCAGCGAAGACGAATCCCTCCAGCGCGAAACCCAGCCACTTGGGATCAGTAAAGGCCGACTGCACGATTCCGAGCAGGTCGAACAAGCCGATAATCGAAACCAGCGTGGTGTCTTTGAACAACTCGATAAAGGTGGTCACCAAGCCAGGAATCACGAGCTTGAGGGCCTGCGGCAGAATCACCAGCGCCATCAATTTCCAGTAATTCAATCCCAGCGAAGCTGCTGCTTCCTGCTGGCCTCTGGGTATCGCCTGAAGACCCCCGCGCACGACTTCCGCGATATAGGCTGACTGAAATAACGCAATACCGATCAACGCGCGCATTAATTTATCGACATCGGCGCCCTCTGGCATGAATAAAGGCAACATCACGGAGGCCATAAACAATACCGTGATCAAGGGCACGCCGCGCCACAACTCGATGAAAGCGACGCACAATGCACGCACAATGGGCATCTGTGAACGACGTCCCAGTGCCAGCAGGATGCCGAGGGGTAGTGCCGCCACGATACCGACCGATGACAAGATCAAGGTCAACATCAAGCCGCCCCATTGCGTGGTTCTCACCACTGGCAAACCCGCCACGCCACCGTGAAACAAGGCGAAGGCCACGAACGGGAAGACAAGCAGCGTAAACAAGCCCACCCAGCGCTTACCCGGCATGCCGCGAAGCATCAACCAGGCCAAGAGGCCAACGAGCAATAAAGCACCGACATTAACGCGCCACAACTGATCCGGCGGATAGAACCCATAGATAAACTGGCTAAAGCGAGCCTCGATGAACACCCAGCAAGCCCCACCTGCGGTACAAGCGCTGCGATCGCTACCCACCCACGAAGCCTTGATGAATGCCCACTCGACAACCGGGGGCACCGTCAGATAAAGCAGATAGGCCGCAACCAATGTCAATAGCGAATTGAGCGGCGTGGAAAACAGATTGCGTCTAAGCCATCCAATCGCGCCTACTTGCGAAGATGGCGGCGGCAAATCCGGATGCGGTTGGTATTCCTTCATATGAATTCCTCGGTGCCGCGCTCAACGCTCAATGAGCGCAACCCGCTGGTTGTACCAGTTCATGAACAGCGAGATCAGCAAGCTCAGCGTGAGATAAACCGCCATGGTCATGCCGATGATCACCACCGCCTGCCCCGTTTGATTGAGCGTCGTCCCCGCAAAAACGTTGACCAGATCCGGGTAACCAATTGCGGTAGCGAGAGATGAGTTTTTGACCAAATTCAGGTATTGGCTGGTCAGCGGTGGAATGATCACCCGAAGCGCCTGCGGCAAGACAACCAAGCGTGTGGTATTGCCGGGATTTAATCCCAACGAACGGGCCGCCTCGGTCTGCCCATGGCTAACCGCGAGGATGCCCGAACGGACGATTTCCGCAATTGAGGAAGCGGTGTAGATGGTCAGAGCCAACAGCAGTGCTGTCAGCTCGGGGATCATGGTGATGCCACCGGTAAAATTGAAGCCATGCAGGCTTGGCAGCGACCAAGTCAGCGGCATACCCAGCAGCACAAAACTCAATGCCGGCAGCCCCACCAACAAAGCCAGCGAGGCATAGACCGTGTGAAAAGGCTGTCCGGTACGCAATTGCCGACGGTGCGCCCAACGTGCGAGCCAGACGACCAATACAATCGCAACCAGCAGGCTCAGCACTACATAACCGAATCCAGTACCCGGCACCGGTCCCGGCAAATAGACGCCGCGGATGTTCAGGAATGCCCATTCTCCGATCGACAAACTCTGGCGCGGTGCGGGTAGTGCCTGCAACACGGCAAAATACCAAAACAGCACCTGCAACAATAAAGGAATATTGCGGAAGGTCTCGATATAGATTCCGGCCAGGCGAGCAATCAGCCAATTCTTCGACAGCCTGCCGATACCGACTACCAGACCCACCAGCGTGGCCAGCACAATACCCATGACCGAAACCAGCAAGGTGTTAACCAGCCCAACCAGAAAGGTGCGGCCGTAGGTCGATGAAGGGGTATACGGAATCAGGCTTTGGATAATACCGAAACCGGCTTCTCGATCCAAAAAACCGAAGCCCGTGGAGATACCTCTTTGCTCAAGATTGCTGACCGTATTGTGAAAAACATAGCCGAGCAATGCGAATACTGCGCCCAAGACCAGCGCCTGGAATATGATCGCGCGAACCCGCGGGTTGCTCATCAGGCTTGGGCGTCCCGGTACGAGTGGTTCCTTGGGAGGAGCGGACATCGATTGATCCCGTATTGATAAAGCCCAGGGGGGGCGTGCTCCCCCTGGGGCGTTCACAATTCGACCGAAGTCGTGTCAGCGAATCGGCGGAGCGTACTGGATGCCGCCCTGATTCCAGAGGGCATTCAGGCCGCGGCGGATCTTCAGCGGTGATGACATGCCCACATTCCGCTCGAAGGATTCACTGTAATTACCAACCTGCTTGACGATGTCATAAGCCCACCCGTCGGAAACCCCGAGCATTTTGCCCAAGCCTCCCTTGACCCCGATGAAACGCTGAATCGCTGGGTTATTGCTATCGGCCTTGAGCGAATCGATGTTTTTCGAGGTAATACCGAGATTTTCGGCATCCAACATCGCAAACAAGCTCCACTTCACAAGATTGAACCATTCATCGTCGCCCTGTCGCACCGACGGGCCCAGCGGTTCTTTGGAAATAATTTCGGGCAACACCTCGGCGCTATCCGGGTTGGCCAACAGAATCCGCAACGCATACAACTGAGATTGATCGGAGGTCAGTACGTCACAACGACCCGCGTCGAATGCCTTCACGGTAGCGTCGGAGGTATCGAAGGTCACCGGTTTGAACTGCATATGCTGGCTGCGGAAATAATCGGCAAGATTGAGTTCAGTCGTCGTGCCGGATTGTACGCAGACGGTCGCGCCACTTAGATCCTTGGCGCTCTTGACCCCCAGCGCCTTCTTCACCATGAACCCCTGGCCATCGTAATAATTCACGCCGGCAAAATTGATCCCGAGTGAAGCATCGCGGGTCAGCGTCCAGGTCGTATTACGTGACAGCACATCAACCTCTCCTGACTGCAGTGCGGTGAAACGCTCCTTGGCGGTCAGCGGGGTGTACCGTACTTTGTTGGCGTCGCCAAACATTGCCGCAGCGACAGCGCGACAAACATCCACGTCCATGCCCTTCCAATGCCCTTTGTCATCGGTATTGGAAAAGCCGGGTAGACCCGTGCTAACGCCACACTGCACATAGCCTTTATTTTTGACGGCGTCGAAGGTGGCACCGGCGTGGGCAGTTCCCGCCACCATGGCAAACGAAAAGGCGGTACCAACCGCCATCCAGCGTAATTTATGCATGATTAGCCCTCATGATTGTTATTGACTGTCTGTATTTTATGGCGCGCGAGCCCCCCGGCTGCGCGTTACTCCCCGGCCGTATCACGTGTCCGTGCGACCGCCGATCGCCTATGCGTATCCCCCGATACGTAAGACACTACTCACATGCAGATATCGGGCCAGGTGCTGACATATCACCCTCATGGCCGAAAAAACTGTATCACCAGCTTTACACAGCATAGCCGCGAACAGGACGAACGGCCAGCATCACCCCGATGAAGGAGCAGATTTGCACCACAATGGTGCGTTCGTAACGAGTGCCGCCCGCAAGCTTGTACCCACGGGCGACACTTTTCGTAGACCTCGCTGATTACTTCAGGCCCAGCTTCTTGGTGATCACTGCGATCTCGTCAGCACTCATGGTCTGCTTGTTGACGATGTTGCCCCCCTCGACCTGCCAGACCACTTCCGGCCCCTGCACGTCACCCTGGGGATCGAAGTTCAGATCACCGGAGGCGCCGACATAGCGGATTGTCTTGCCCTCGGCCAGCAGCTTGCGAGCCTTTTTGAAACCAGCGACGCCGGCTTCGACAGGCGTGCCCTTCGGATCGCCGGTCACGCTACGGATGTGATCCTTGATGCAGGTGCCGGTGCTGCACTTGCCCGCCTCCATCGCCAGCGCGATAGTCGCAACAGCATCGTAGGCATTCGCATCGTAAGGCTGGGTAAAATCATGCCCGTAAGCCGCCTTGAATGCCTTCTTCACGATCGGCAGACTGGGGGTATCCATACTGCCGGGCACCGTTCCCCAAACATGGCCGTCTAGATATTTCGCACCGACGCTGGTGATGAACTGCGGGGCATTGAGCGCATCCGGGAACAGGTACTTCTGCGCACCGCCATTGCTGATCCATTCACGCAGGATGGTCGCACCCTCGTTCGGATAAGCAACCAAGAACAAGGCCTGTGGGTGGCCTGCCAGCGCCTTGGCAACCTCTGAGCGGTATGAAGGCTGCTGCGGGTTGTAAACCACCATCGAGGTCACCTTGCCGCCATAGGCGGTGAAGGCATCCTTAAAGCGATCAGCCAACCCCAGACCATAGGGATTGTTCAGGTAAATGACCGCCACCTTCTTGAGATGGGCTTTTTCCTTGGCCACATAGGCCATGGCCACGCCTTGCAGGGCGTCCGAAGGGCAGGTACGGAACCAGTAACCACCCGTCTTGCCTTCTTTGGCCAATTGGGTAAACGCTGGTGATGTCGACCCGGCGGAAATCTGCACCACCTTGGAGGGGGCCGTGGCCGAAGTCAGGATCGCCATCGACACGCCACTGGAATAGGCGCCGACCAGGGCCGGCACGTGGTTGATGTCGATCAGCTTCTTGGCCGCATCGACACCCGTCGAGGGCTGGGTCTGCGAATCATAGATCATCGCCTTGAGCGTACATCCATTGATGCCGCCGGCCTTGTTGAACTCCTCGACCGCCAGCTGCACGGCCTTGACGTTCTCCTGGCCGGTTGCGCTGAGCGAACCGGTCAGCGGCAGGACTGCACCGATGGGGATACTGCAATCGCTGGAGGCGGCATGCCCCACCATGGGCAGCGCGGCCAACAAGGCAGTCGCCAGATAAGGTTTGTAGCGCATTCGTGTATCTCCTCAATGAGAAAGCGAAACATCCGAGTTAGAGGGGGCCATTGGCCCACCTGTGATGCCCGACCCCTCCTCGCGCACATCTCCACTCGGCCATTCCCGTCAGTCAAGACGGGCTCTGCTGCGGGTTTTCCAGACACGCGTTACATCTGTGTGACGCCCCTTGTACGGGATCTCGACGCCCGGACAATCACCCGGGCGTCGCACACACCATATTGACGTCTTATCGAGTGTATTGCCTATTTGGCGTACTGCTTGAGCACCTTGTTGATCGCGTCAACTTTAATCATCCCGGTCTCGGCAACCTTGCCGCCCTTGACCGTCCACACCACCATCGGCGCCGTCACGTCGCCGTACTGGTCGAAGCTCAGCGGGCCGGAAGCACCGACGTAATGCACTTTTTTGCCGGCTTTGAGCAGCATAGAAGCCTTCTTGAAGCCATCGACGCCGGCATAGATAGGCGTGCCGCCCATACCCGTCACCTTGCGGATGTTGTCACGAATGGTCGGCGCCTTGTCACTCTTGCCGGATTCCATGGCCAATGCGGCAATCATGACGGCGTCATAGGCATTGGTCATGTAAGCCTGGGTCGGGTAGCTGCCGTGCTTCTTCTTGAAGTTTTCCTTAAAGGTTGCCAGCGAAGGCGTCTTCTCGGAACCCGCAGCGGTGCCGTAGACCGTCTTGAGGTACTGCGGACCCACGTCGTCGACAAACTTCTGCGACTCCAGGCCATCCGGTAGCAGGAAGGTCATCGGGCCGCCGGCGGATATCCATTCGCGCGCCACGGTGGTGCCGTCGCCCGGATAACCGACCAGGAACAGGGCCTGCGGTTTACCTGACAGGGCCTGATTGACCTCGGAACGATAGGAAGGCTGTTTGTCGTTGTAAGGCACCTCGGCAGTCACCGTGCCACCCATCTTCTTGAAATAGTTCGCAAACTTGCCGGCCAGACCAGTACCGTAAGGGTTGTTGATGTACATCACCGCCACGCTCTTGAGGCCGTGCTGATGCGCCAGCATGGCCATCGCCGTACCCTGCAGGGCATCGGAAGGCACGGTACGGAACCAGTAACCGCCAGTGCGGCCTTCCTGGGCGAGCTGGGTGAAGGTCGGCGAGGTCGACGCGGGCGAAATCTGCACCACATGCGCGGAGCTGGTCACCGAAGTCAGAATGGCCATGCTGACGCCGCTGGACAGTGCGCCGATGATGACCGGTACGCGATTGATGTCCACCAATTTCTTGGCCGCATCTACGCCCACGGCGGGATTGGTCTGATCGTCGTAAAGGTCGAATTTCAACTTGCAACCATTCACACCGCCGGCCGCATTGATATCGCTGACCGCGAGCTGAGCACCCTCGCCGATCTGCTGACCTAACGCACCCAGCGAACCGGTCAAGGCCATCACGCCACCGATGGTGGTCGTGCACTCGGCATGCGCATTGATCGCGGCCATTGACAGTACGCCGGCCGCCACGCCCGCGAACATCGACTTTGTCAGTTTTTTAGACACCATGTAATTACCCCTCATCAAGGTCCATTGGTGGACACATTATTAACAACAGATTGAATGCCTTACCCGTTATCCCACCCAGTCTTTAAATCATTGTCCTTATTATCTGCCTGCTGCGGGCGCGTGCCGCCCGGCACGCACCCGCAATTTCTTCTTCTCAAGGCGCCTGTTTGGCCCTGGGAATGATCGCTCTCCGGTTACCCAGGATTCCTCTGGGCTTGAAGATCAACGTCAGCATCAGCACCAAGCCGATCAAGATGATCTGGAAGGCGCCACCCTTAACCTGCAGACTCGCCGGCAGAATCGCCTGGACCAGCGTGCCGCTGCCGCTCCACAGCATCCAAACCAGCAGCGCACCCAGTACCGCACCGCGATTGTTGCCGCTACCGCCGATGATCAGCATCGCCCAGATCTGGAAGGTCAGCACCGGCTGGAAATCCTGCGGACTGATGTATTTGATGAAACAGGCGTACAGCGCGCCACCCAATCCCATGATCATGGAACCGATCACGAATGACTGCAGGCGGTAACTGAACGCGTTCTTGCCGACCGAGCTGGCCGCGGTTTCATCCTCGCGTATCGCCATCAATACCCGGCCCCAGGGCGAATGCACCATGCGCTCCAGCGCGATGTACACCACGAACAGGATGAGCAAGACCATCGCCAGGAAGAACACGTTGTACTCGAAGTTCGACTTGAAGACGTTCGCCAGCGGCTGCGGGATGTTATAGATGCCCTGCGTACCGCCTGTGAGCCACTGGGTGTTCATCGCCACCAGCTGGATGCTGAAGGCAATGCCGATGGTGGCGATGGCTAGGTAATCGTCACGCAGCCGCAGTGTCGGAAACCCAATGACCAGCGCCGCCACACCAGTGACCAACATCGCCGCAACCATGCTCAGCGGGATGGGCACGTTGAAACCGCCCAGATGCCCAGAGGTCACCGGGCTGGCGAGGATCGCGTAGGTATATGCGCCCACCGCGAAAAAACCGGCGACGCCAATATTGAACAGACCCGTGTAACCCCACTGCAGGTTCAGCCCCAGTGAGACAACGCCATAAATGGCGGCGAGGATCAGGAAAAATACGAGATAGGAAACCAGGCCGCTCATTTCTTTTCTCCGAGAATGCCGGTCGGACGTACGAGCAGGACCACAATCATGATCACGAAGGCTACCGCCGGCTTGTAGGCCGGGGAAATGAACATGACCGACACGTCCTGTGCGATGCCGATGACGAGGCCACCCAGTACCGCGCCGTAAACGCTACCGATGCCGCCCAGAATCGCCGCCGCGAATAAGGGCAAGACCAGGTTGAAGCCCATTTCAGGCAGAACCTGGACCGTGAGACCGAAGAACATACCGGCCACCGCAGCCAATGAGGCGCCGACCACCCAGGTCCAGCGCACAACGCCCTGCACGTTGATCCCGGTAACTTGTGCCAGCGCAAGATTGTCGGCGGTCGCGCGCATGGCCTTGCCCAGCTTGGTGCGCGTCAGGAACAAATGCAGCACCACCACCAGCACCGCGGCCAGGACGACCACGAAAATCTGATCCGCGGTCATGCGCACACCGGGCAGAATCTCCTTGGCCATCTGGATGGAATTGCTGTAATAGCGCGGCTCCGGGCCGAAGAACACGACGATGAAGTTGCGCAACAACAGCGAAGCACCGAAAGAGGCGAACACCAGCGCCACCTGAATATTGCTGCGTCGCAGTGGACGGAACACCAACCAGTCGACCAACAAGGCCAACCCAGAGGTCAGCACCGCAGCACCGATCAGCGCGACGATGAAGGGCCAGCCGAAGGACAGAGACCCGAAGGTCCCACCCTGCACGCCGGAAAAGGCCATCACGAACACCAAGCCGAAATAGGCGCCCCAGGACAGCAGGGAGCCATGCGCGAAATTGGCGAAGTTAAGAATGTTGTAGGTCAGCGTCAAACCGATCGCGCCGAGCGCAATCGTCGAGCCGAGAACGATACCGTCCGCGAGATATTGGCCGATCATAGCAATCCCCCCTTGGAGCCCAGATACAGCTCGCCGATCTCGGGGTTGCGCAATAGCGCATCCGCCTTGTCCATGATTTGCTCCTTGCCTTCCGCCAGGACATAGCCGCGATCGGAGATCATCAGCCCGGCCTTGGCATTTTGTTCCACCATCAGGATGGTGACGCCGGTATCGCGTACCTCCTGCACGTTCTTGAAGACCATGCCCACCAGTTTCGGCGACAGGCCCGCAGAGGGTTCGTCCAGCATCAATAATTTGGGGCTGACCATCAGTGCTCGACCGAAGGCAACCATCTGCCGCTGTCCGCCCGAGAGCTTACCCGCCGGGTGATGCCGCAGCCGTGCGAGATCCGGAAACAGCGCATAGGTCTCTTGCAGACGCTGTTCGAGGCCTTCCTTGCGCGTGTAGGCCCCCATTTCCAGGTTTTCCTGCACGCTCAGACGGGCAAACACGTTGTTGTTCTGGGGGACGTAGGCCAAGCCCTGTTGCACCATCGTGTGCGGTGCCAGGGCGGTGATATCGCGGCCCTCCAAGGTGACTTTGCCGGAGAAGACCGGCACCAGTCCGGCGATGGACTTGATCAATGTGGACTTGCCCGCGCCGTTGGGGCCCAGCACGGTGACGATCTCGCCTGGCATCACCTCAATGGTCGCGCCACGGAGGATCGGCACACCCGGATTGTAACCAGCCATGAGATTATCGACCTTGAGCATCGCTTCACTCATCGGGGCTGCCTCCCAGGTAGGCGTCAAGCACGCGCGATCGGTGCGCACTGTTTGCGCATCGCCCTCCATCAACAGTTTCCCGTTGGCCATCACCAAGATGGGGTCGCAGAGATTCATGACCATGTCCATGTTGTGTTCGATGAGCAGGAAGGTGATGCCCTTATCGTGCAGCTCACGTATGCGCTCGATGATTTCGGCGAGCAGCGAGGGATTCACGCCCGCACCCGGCTCGTCGAGCAGGATCAGCTGCGGATCTGCCATCAGCGCGCGACCGATCTCCACCAGCTTCTGCTGTCCACCGGACAGATTCTTGGCCTGCTCGTGAGTCACGCGTTCCAGATTCAGGAACTTGAGCGTCTCACGGGCCTTCTCGTGTATCTCCTGTTCCTGCTGGCGGACTCGGCCACGGCGGAACCAGTTGTTCCAGAACTGTTCCCCATACTGACGCGGAGGCACCACCATGAGGTTCTCAAGCACGCTCATGTCGGGGAAGGGTCTGGGAATCTGGAAGGTACGCACCAGGCCCTTGTGAAAAATCCGGTGTGGCGAAAGCCCATCGATGGCCTCGCCATTGAAGGTAATGCTGCCGCGAGTCGGTTTGTAGACGCCGGCGATGGTATTGAAGAGGGTGGTCTTGCCCGCCCCGTTCGGACCGATCAACCCGGTAATGGTATTTTTCTGCAAGGTGAAGGAAACGTTGTCTATGGCCTGTAGGCCGCCGAAATCCTTACCCAGCTCGGTGACCTCTAGCATCTCGTGTCCTCATATTCTGGGCGACGCCACGCCGCCGCAAACCGGGTCGCTCGGACACGCCGAATTATGTTGGTATCCATGGTTTTTTGAAGATGGCTGCTCGGTAGTACGTTCAATTGAAACACCCCGGTTCATGCCACCGGCACGACCAGGCCCAAGTGCTCTCCGTCGACAAGATAATCGCGCCGCGGAGACAGTAACGAGGCATTTATACACCAGCCCCAGAAACAAAACCGGGCACCCCTAGGGGCACCCGGTATTTTCACATCAAGCTTGAACGCCTTAGAAGCTGTAGTAACCGCCGATTGCCAGCTGACCGTTGGCGCGGGTACCGGAATTGACGCCATCCAGACCGCTGACAGCGGCATCCTTGCCGTAGTACTGGTACTCGGCGAACAGGGCGACCGCGTCCACTGGAGCGTAGGCTACGCTGAAGGTCGTGATCGTACCCTTCTTGCCTTTATAGTTCGTGTTGGCAATGCTCATATCGCTCTGACTCGTCGAGGATATA comes from the Acidihalobacter yilgarnensis genome and includes:
- a CDS encoding c-type cytochrome, which codes for MDATSRILMVVSMGLLLLVAVFFISGLVKHIDSVGSVDSAKASSTNTAETAERIRPVGEVRSEDVTKPRPILSGKQIVGSVCIQCHGSGVLGAPKIGSHGLWAARVGQGYDVLLKHAEEGFKNMPARGGDPRLGNDDLKRAIAYMVGESGFSPPTGWRTVGMPSTGATEAKS
- a CDS encoding amino acid ABC transporter ATP-binding protein; the encoded protein is MPEASNHTLADAATPDVMIEIIGMHKWYGEFHVLKDINLVVRQGERIVVCGPSGSGKSTMIRCINRLEEHQRGKILVEGIELTEDVKKIEHIRKEVGMVFQHFNLFPHLSVLDNCCLAPIWVRKMSRKEAEAQAMTYLERVQIANQAHKFPGQLSGGQQQRVAIARSLCMNPKIMLFDEPTSALDPEMIKEVLEVMTGLAEDGMTMVCVTHEMGFAKQVADRVIFMDAGQIVEENVPAEFFSNPRNERTRLFLSQILQH
- a CDS encoding amino acid ABC transporter permease; protein product: MKEYQPHPDLPPPSSQVGAIGWLRRNLFSTPLNSLLTLVAAYLLYLTVPPVVEWAFIKASWVGSDRSACTAGGACWVFIEARFSQFIYGFYPPDQLWRVNVGALLLVGLLAWLMLRGMPGKRWVGLFTLLVFPFVAFALFHGGVAGLPVVRTTQWGGLMLTLILSSVGIVAALPLGILLALGRRSQMPIVRALCVAFIELWRGVPLITVLFMASVMLPLFMPEGADVDKLMRALIGIALFQSAYIAEVVRGGLQAIPRGQQEAAASLGLNYWKLMALVILPQALKLVIPGLVTTFIELFKDTTLVSIIGLFDLLGIVQSAFTDPKWLGFALEGFVFAGALYWLFCFGMSRYSMRLERRYDTGHKR
- a CDS encoding amino acid ABC transporter permease, with the translated sequence MSAPPKEPLVPGRPSLMSNPRVRAIIFQALVLGAVFALLGYVFHNTVSNLEQRGISTGFGFLDREAGFGIIQSLIPYTPSSTYGRTFLVGLVNTLLVSVMGIVLATLVGLVVGIGRLSKNWLIARLAGIYIETFRNIPLLLQVLFWYFAVLQALPAPRQSLSIGEWAFLNIRGVYLPGPVPGTGFGYVVLSLLVAIVLVVWLARWAHRRQLRTGQPFHTVYASLALLVGLPALSFVLLGMPLTWSLPSLHGFNFTGGITMIPELTALLLALTIYTASSIAEIVRSGILAVSHGQTEAARSLGLNPGNTTRLVVLPQALRVIIPPLTSQYLNLVKNSSLATAIGYPDLVNVFAGTTLNQTGQAVVIIGMTMAVYLTLSLLISLFMNWYNQRVALIER
- a CDS encoding amino acid ABC transporter substrate-binding protein; translation: MHKLRWMAVGTAFSFAMVAGTAHAGATFDAVKNKGYVQCGVSTGLPGFSNTDDKGHWKGMDVDVCRAVAAAMFGDANKVRYTPLTAKERFTALQSGEVDVLSRNTTWTLTRDASLGINFAGVNYYDGQGFMVKKALGVKSAKDLSGATVCVQSGTTTELNLADYFRSQHMQFKPVTFDTSDATVKAFDAGRCDVLTSDQSQLYALRILLANPDSAEVLPEIISKEPLGPSVRQGDDEWFNLVKWSLFAMLDAENLGITSKNIDSLKADSNNPAIQRFIGVKGGLGKMLGVSDGWAYDIVKQVGNYSESFERNVGMSSPLKIRRGLNALWNQGGIQYAPPIR
- a CDS encoding ABC transporter substrate-binding protein, whose amino-acid sequence is MRYKPYLATALLAALPMVGHAASSDCSIPIGAVLPLTGSLSATGQENVKAVQLAVEEFNKAGGINGCTLKAMIYDSQTQPSTGVDAAKKLIDINHVPALVGAYSSGVSMAILTSATAPSKVVQISAGSTSPAFTQLAKEGKTGGYWFRTCPSDALQGVAMAYVAKEKAHLKKVAVIYLNNPYGLGLADRFKDAFTAYGGKVTSMVVYNPQQPSYRSEVAKALAGHPQALFLVAYPNEGATILREWISNGGAQKYLFPDALNAPQFITSVGAKYLDGHVWGTVPGSMDTPSLPIVKKAFKAAYGHDFTQPYDANAYDAVATIALAMEAGKCSTGTCIKDHIRSVTGDPKGTPVEAGVAGFKKARKLLAEGKTIRYVGASGDLNFDPQGDVQGPEVVWQVEGGNIVNKQTMSADEIAVITKKLGLK